Within Salvia splendens isolate huo1 chromosome 21, SspV2, whole genome shotgun sequence, the genomic segment ATGAGTAACAACCAAGCTGCCATGGCCCTTAAGTTGTTCCTATTAGCAACTCCATGACTCTGATTGCAAATGATGGTGAACCAAATTTTCTGTCTTAGTGGTGTTAATTTTCCTCTCCATTCATGAATCATGATACATCCTAGTAATATATTCTAAGTATCTTTTAAAGTACTGAAATCTTGTAGTAAATCATTTTCTACCCACAGATAAGTAGCTCCTGGGATAAACCAATGGATTTCCTCTTCAAGCCACTGAATTTGGAACCTTCTGATTGTTCCTTCATCGAGCAGGATATTAAAAAATGTCCATTCTTGAGGAATATTGATAAGCCAACCAGCTTTTCTTTTGCTCCTCTGAATATTCCTGTTCCTGTAAGTTGGTTTCTCCTTCTCCTAATTTAATAATCTGTTTCCAGTTTCCACAGCACCATTGTGAAATGCTATCTTCTTCTCCCTTGGTACAGCAAGTATACCGTTTTAAATTCCTTCCTTTCAACTTTTGTTCAGTGTAAAGGAGCCAAAGGCCCAATTTTTGAGGATGGTCCCAATTTTGACTTGGCCTTCAAGCTTTTTCATGGGAAAGATGGGGTACTTCCTCTCCCTCCCGACGTTGACAAACTGGAAACTGAGCCTGTGTCAGAGTTCAACCGTTTGGAATTAAAAGCAGCATCTATCAGCATGTCAGCATTTGGACCTGGAGGGCCTTTCGGTTTTCATTCTTTCTTTAGAAAGAAACAGAATAAGGAATCTGAGTCATCAAGAAAACAAGAGCATTCCACTAAGGTAGTATTACTATTTCACTTTTCATGCATACCTATATTTGGTTTGTATATGCAACTGGGTAACTAGATGGATCATGATTAACGGACGAGTATATGAATTTCAGGGCGGTTCCTCAGAACACGACGCACTTGGAAACGAGTGGCTTACAACAGGAAACTGTCCACTGGCCAAGTCTTACAGAGCTGTAAGTGGCATTCTTCCACTTGTGGCGACAGCTCTTCGACCACCACCTGGAATCAAGCTCAAGTGTCCACCCGCGGTAATTGCAGCCAGGGCAGCCCTTGCCAAGACCGCCCTAGTTAAAACCATTCGTCCACAGCCATTACCTGCAAAAATACTTGCCATTGGCTGCTTGGGCATCGCAGCCAACATTCCGTTAGGCGTATGGAGAGAGCATACCAGAAAGTTCTCACCCTCATGGTTCACTGCAGTGCATGCTGCAGTCCCCTTCATAGCCATGCTCAGGAAGTCTGTCTTGATGCCTAAAACTGCCATGGCAATAACCATTGCAGGTTCTATCCTTGGACAGATCATTGGCTCTCGGGCTGAGCGCCTTCGACTGAAGGCCAAAGCTGAGAATGCCAAGCTGGTTGCTCAGGCTTTGCCGGCAGGTTGTTCGGGTTATGGTTCGGTCCAGGCGGATGCGCTGACTGCTGGTCATTGTGGGAAGCAGGGAGGCGAGTGGGATCCACTCGCCAATAAGATTGCCAAGATCTCATCTCCACCACCTAGTGTGTGTTTCTGAACTCACCAATGGGTTCTTACCTAAATAATCGGTTTAAGTATATTCAACCAGATTCACTAAATAATGtctataatatattaatatgtgtATATAAGACGTTATGTAAAATCTGGAAATGTAATGGCTTGCATCTTGTGCTGTTTGTATCAACTATTATCTCCATGAGCTAATGTAATAATAAATAGTCGTCAATATTTGCCTAGTTACTAACAAGTTAAATTAAATGGGGGGAAACAATTTTTTGCAAAAGAGTACAAACAAgctacaaataaaaataaacataattaaacaattttgtTCCTCATTAGATTTTCGGTTTGTCCTCCACCTTTCAAAACTGAATGATGTAATCACGAAGTTtcgaaaaaaatttaattgtcctatttgattaaatttgtttTAACCATTCAAATTTTCTTAGGCTCAAAACAATGTCCATTAAGTCAAAAGCGTCGACGTTACTATTCATCAACATCACCAAAAATCTACATATATGAACCAATTTAGGTCTCATTTGCTCGAAAAAAATCATTACATGATAATTGGGAATTTTGAAACTTCACAATCTGtcatcaaattttttaaaaaatatgggACAACTAAAAATTTAACTAAACTTCTCTTGAATTAACATGAACTCTGGAATCCAAACCAGAAAAGCATTAAAAAGAAACTAGTGATGGGCCGAGCGTGATTGAAGCCTTTTGATTCGGCCCAACGATTCAGTCACCACGCTGCTCCAAGAAACCCAATTGTTGAACAGCTCTCATGAGTTAAGAATTAAACCCTTTTCATTCATTTGCGGTGCGCAATCTGAATTCTTCAGGTATCCATTCTCAATTATCATCTGATTGGTTACTAATTTGTAGAATTTTTAGTTGTTTTATGCTGTATAAAAGAAGTTTTGAACTGATTTCGAAGCTGAAACCGGTGTAGGAGAAAATGGGTTGGAAGGCAGCACAGAAGCTGATTTATCAATGGAAGATTCCTAGAGGGAACAATGTAAGGGAAACTGAAATCAtatgcttcttcttcttataTTTTGTCGAGTTTCGCTGTTATTGCCAAGGATTTTCTTCTAAATTTTTTCGGTCATTATGATTGGCAGGCCATGATATTCAGGGGTAAAGGTAAAGGGGAGACTGTTGTTGAGCGTGTAATTCGATCTCAGAATCGTGTTATTGTTGATGGCAAGAATCTGGTAAGCCATTTGGATTAGTTATTGAAGAAATTTGTAGGAGTATTTGATTGGATGTGATTTTACTATCCAAACACTTTGTTTGATTCAagtgaaaaatgaaatgagGTATTTTAATTATAGGGAGTGAAAGCAATGGAAAAACGTTATTGGTGTATTGATTCCTTACTTCACACATTTTCTGATAATAATCTCCTTGCATCTGAAGAAACACATCAAGCAAAGGCAGGGTCATGATGGCGGGATATTCACTGTAGAAGCCCCTCGTGTCTCAAATGCTCAGGCTGTCAATCCAGTCACATGGTGAGATGATAATGCATTTTGCTCGTTTCCCTGTTGTCCCAAATGAGGTGGCTAATGTTTTAACTGTAGGAAGCCCTGCAAAGTTGGATCCATAATTCCTTGTCCAGAAATCTTGAAGATGAGGACGGCCCCTAGACCTACCGCTGGTAAGATTCTTACATTTTTACCCGGATATTTATGCACATACCTTATTTGTCTTCAAATCATTTGAGCTTGTTTCTGCGTTTATATGGAGCGGTTGAAAGTTGCTATTGCTTTGTTCAAGACAAGACATTTTATAATGGCAGAATACAGCTTGAAATGTACCCCTATGTGAGCGGATGCTCTAGTGATTACATTTGAGTGTAGGGTCAGCTAGTGTTAATTTCACCTTCTCTTGGCTCACAATAAATATGGCAGTTCTCATTGGAGTGATTTTAAAGATATAGTGATGAACCTCATATAGTGCATTTTATAAGGGATGTCATGTCAAATAATAAATCCAATGCTGAAGTTACaatttctaaatttctaatAGTTAACTCAGCACACAAGGCTCACACACTCTTTGGTATTCTCTCTGTAATTCACACAGAACACACACACACCAAGCACACAGAGAACACACACTAAACTTGATGAAGAAAGAGGGTTTCTTGGAGAAAAGGAATTCTCTTTTATTGATTGACTCACTACTCTAGTTACAAGTAAAAAACAGAGCTATATATGAAGCTCATACAATCTGGTAACTGCTACTAACAGAAAAAGAATCAagaaacaagaatcaagaacTAGAGCTAATAACTGCTCTTTCCTAACAGAATAACTAACTTCCTAACGGCTAGTTTTCTGATTCCTTCTTCCTTTAATTCTTCTAGAACTAGGATCTGAATGTGCACTCATTCTTACACTAATATATGTGACCTATTTTGTACTTGAATTTTTTACTCTACACTGATGAAATTTAGGAACTTCAAATCAGATCTCAGATAAAAACTAGGAGAAAGTTTCTATTGATTTTTTGAATGTGGATTTTTGCCATATCCTGCCCTCATGCCAATGTATCTTCCTTCCTCTGGAAAAGGAACCTAGAGATAGATTGccatgaattatatataaaattttctACATGACCTGCATGGCATCATGCCTTTGCATATGCTTTACTTTGAATATAATTCACTCCAAACACTATGAACCCAGATTTTTGGAGAAGGCGATAAAATGTAAAACTTGTAGTCTGTGGTGAATGGTGATCGAGACTTTAGTTTTTTATTAAGTTTTAGTGTTTTATTGTTGCTATGATTCCTATTGAGTGCTGAATTACCTTTCTGCCTGTAGGTTTGGTTTAATAGAGAAATTGAATTAGCTTGTTGGTTCACACTTCCAGTCTTCTAGACTACTGCCTTGTGTATTACTTTTTCATGTGTATCTTGTTATGTAGGATTACTCAGGAGTTTGAAAATTGAGACACATCTTCCCATGTCAATTTTGGGAAACGTGGGCATGAAACTGGACTTGGTCAGAGCGGCAGGGAATGTTCATTTGCCTTGTGCGTTGAGTTTCAGGAGTTTTTTACATTCTGGAGAAAAACCAGAGGTCGAGGCAGGAAGGAATCACAGGCAGGCAACAGAGGAAAGTGGAAATGGTGTAGGCGAAAGACCTCCACGAGAGGTTGGGGTAGGAAGGAATCTTCGTTCAAATGGCTATGATCAGTTGTTAAATGGGGAAAGAGGAACTGGTGTGAATGGACTACCTCCACAGGAGGTTGGGGGATGGAATCTTGGTTCCATTGGCTACGATCAGTTGCTAAACCGGGAAAGAGGAGGTGTGAATGGACTACCTCCACGTGAGGTTGGGGTAGGGCGTAATCTTGGTTCCGTTGGCTATGCTCAATTGTTGAACCGAGAAAGAGGAAATGGCGTGAATGGGCTACCTCCATTTGAGAACGAGTCAGGAAGAACTCCAATGCCTAATATGGACTATGTTCGTGGATTACTCCAAGATGAAAGACCCGGGGCAGGAAGAACGCAGAGACCTGATGATGTCCAGGGAGTATTCCAGGGCAGAGGTCCAATAGGAGGCCCTGCATTTTATCAGCAGCCGCAACGAGAGTCAAATGCTGATATCGTCCACATTAAGTTGATGCGAAACAATTCTTATGTCACCTTAACTGATCATAAAGGCAACAGAAAGATGTCGGTTTCTGCTGGACAAGTGGCTGCAAAAGGAGATAAACCTGGCCGGTATTCTGGTGAAGCAGCTGCTGAGTATATGGGACGAGTAGTGAAGCAGATGAAAATCAAATCAGTCGTGGTGAAAGTGAGCGGATTCACCTTTTTTAGGAGGAAGAAGGATTCTATATTGGCCTTCAAAGATGGGTACACTCATTCACGTGGAGATGTAAATCCTGTTGTATACATTGAAGATACGACTAGGAAACCACATAATGGCTGCCGTCTTCCAAAGAAGCGCCGCATATGATTTCCTCAGGCTTGCAGAATTTCTGTGAGCATTCTGTGGAATTGGGGATTGAGGCAGATGTCCGAGTTTGGTCGAAGATTTTACCTAGTTGCGTTTTGATCGAGTTATAAGCTTTACTATTGTTACCAGTTTTCTGTTTATTGCTGGTGTTATGCTGATTCTCGTAGGtttggaaaagaaaaaaagaagataatttCTGAATATTAATTAAGTGCATCTTGGTCCTTGTTTATGCTGCAAGTCTTCaggtacttgatctttaattggGGAGCTTTTAGTCTCCTATTGACTGAAACAATGATCATCAATTGTATCCCTGCGAATAAATAAATGTATTTGACTATTGAGCCGATATATTTTATTCACCTAAAATTTTAGAGTTACTATTTAAATGGCATGAATTGAAAAATGTAAAATAGCCTGACTTTTTAtctaaaatttgtaaaatttaattagttaaagATGTTAGTGTATTAATGGTAGAAAAACATCAACAATATAGCACATGCAGGCGGGCGAAAATACCAATAACATATTACACACAAGCGATCGGATTTTTTTTCACTATACATAGTTGCAAACAAATCCAAATTTAATGATTTTCcatctaatttttaaaatcgtGTGGCCAAGAAAATCAGCTTCATAATGCTTGCTGACAAAATGGGTCGAAGTTAAATTTAGGGACACGAATATGCACTGTAGATTGAGGAATTGTGACTGaactaaaaaaatgagacaaCGAACAGCTGAATTCTTGttgtaaaagaaaaacaagCTGAGTTTCTGTATGATCCATATTTGGTTGGTAGCTTTACTACTTTAGTTTAGCCTTAAATGTGTGTGTCTCAACTCAAGGAAGCATCTATACCAACAAAAGGTCTAATGAATGACAATAAATTGGGAGTCTTAGAGTTTGATGTCTAACCACTGATTGAAATAGACACAAGTAGTGGGGGAGATGACCCCATCCGGTGTGCAGAGATCAATCCTGGGACACGCACCACAAGGAATCGAAGCAAATGCACCTGTAATCGAACCCTTTGCCACCCCTCGTCCTGCAGTTGGAAGCTTGTAACATGTTTCTCCAATGCGAATCCCACAAAAAGCTCCCATACCAGTGCTCTTCACCTCCACTAATTCCTTCTCTAGTACCATTGAAGTCAGCAATTCATCGAGCTGTAGCTTAGGGATTTCAACTTTCGCCACCTTGGCCTCTTTCACGAACTTGTGGAGCCCCTCCAGGGTAGTAACCTTGCTCTTCCTCACCATCGAAAGGCAGAGCATTTTAAGACCGTTAACAAATTCAGTGTCGATCTTCCCATCCTCGTACCATACGCCCCCACTAACTACATCAGAGGGGGTGAAGTTGAATCCCATGAAGATTTTCCTTGCTGCACCCCCTCGTTGAATGCCTTTCACCTcttttatcaaatttttagcCAGGAGGGTTTTGTTTGCTTTGGTGATGACAGGGTCAGGGATCTTAAGCTGATATTTGATCTCTCTCGGCTGAATGCCGGAGCCCTCTTTGCTGAGGATCAAATCAAGGATCTGCTGCTCATCTCTTGTTAGAGGTGGTTCACTAGCTCTCTTCCTCTTGCCGGCTGTAACAACCGCCCGATTCATACCTAAATTGACTAGTCATAAACCACACAATTGCTTAACCTCTTACCATAGCTGTTGAACACATTGCTCAAAACATACAATTGCTGAATCTTTTATAACAGCaaatgaaacacaaaataaatataatagcCCAATTTGACAAAATCCTCACAAACAATACACTTTACTTTAACCCACCATTACCAGAAACTAAACTACAGCCACTCAAAAGAATTAATAGGTATAGCAATGTATACATTCTGCCACAATAAGACTAAAAATGCAATGAGGATTGATCAAAATCAGATCATCACATTCACTACTTCATCCACCAGATACAGAGAGAGCTATCAGAATTTAAATCAATTAGGTTTTATGCATCACTCAACACTCTGAATTGATTTTAGTCATAAAAATAATGCAATTTGGATCAGTTCAGAGTCAGGATTTGATCAATAGATTAATTTAAGAATTAGGTATACAAATGAAAGGAGATTTATCGCTAAAAGGACATGTTATAAAGAGGAAATTGCCAGATTACTTATGAATAAACCAGAGAAACTATATAATTAACCAAGATTAGATAAGAAGAAGGATCCAGTACACCGTAACAGTTCAGAACATAGCGTAGTGCCGGATTTCGCACTTGAATATGTgtgtaaaagaaaagaaaggaaagaaagaagaagagaagagtaCCTGAGAAGAAGGATGAAGAA encodes:
- the LOC121784851 gene encoding uncharacterized protein LOC121784851, which encodes MGWKAAQKLIYQWKIPRGNNAMIFRGKGKGETVVERVIRSQNRVIVDGKNLKHIKQRQGHDGGIFTVEAPRVSNAQAVNPVTWKPCKVGSIIPCPEILKMRTAPRPTAGLLRSLKIETHLPMSILGNVGMKLDLVRAAGNVHLPCALSFRSFLHSGEKPEVEAGRNHRQATEESGNGVGERPPREVGVGRNLRSNGYDQLLNGERGTGVNGLPPQEVGGWNLGSIGYDQLLNRERGGVNGLPPREVGVGRNLGSVGYAQLLNRERGNGVNGLPPFENESGRTPMPNMDYVRGLLQDERPGAGRTQRPDDVQGVFQGRGPIGGPAFYQQPQRESNADIVHIKLMRNNSYVTLTDHKGNRKMSVSAGQVAAKGDKPGRYSGEAAAEYMGRVVKQMKIKSVVVKVSGFTFFRRKKDSILAFKDGYTHSRGDVNPVVYIEDTTRKPHNGCRLPKKRRI
- the LOC121784934 gene encoding uncharacterized protein LOC121784934; protein product: MDFLFKPLNLEPSDCSFIEQDIKKCPFLRNIDKPTSFSFAPLNIPVPCKGAKGPIFEDGPNFDLAFKLFHGKDGVLPLPPDVDKLETEPVSEFNRLELKAASISMSAFGPGGPFGFHSFFRKKQNKESESSRKQEHSTKGGSSEHDALGNEWLTTGNCPLAKSYRAVSGILPLVATALRPPPGIKLKCPPAVIAARAALAKTALVKTIRPQPLPAKILAIGCLGIAANIPLGVWREHTRKFSPSWFTAVHAAVPFIAMLRKSVLMPKTAMAITIAGSILGQIIGSRAERLRLKAKAENAKLVAQALPAGCSGYGSVQADALTAGHCGKQGGEWDPLANKIAKISSPPPSVCF
- the LOC121784855 gene encoding DNA-directed RNA polymerase III subunit rpc6-like → MNRAVVTAGKRKRASEPPLTRDEQQILDLILSKEGSGIQPREIKYQLKIPDPVITKANKTLLAKNLIKEVKGIQRGGAARKIFMGFNFTPSDVVSGGVWYEDGKIDTEFVNGLKMLCLSMVRKSKVTTLEGLHKFVKEAKVAKVEIPKLQLDELLTSMVLEKELVEVKSTGMGAFCGIRIGETCYKLPTAGRGVAKGSITGAFASIPCGACPRIDLCTPDGVISPTTCVYFNQWDTIDDHCFSQ